The window CCCAGCAGGGCCAGGGCATCCCGTAGTAATCGCCGTCAGCAGGACCACCCACCGCCCGCAGCGTGGTGCGGTCAAAGGTGTGCTGATTGGCCATATGCGTTTTCATCCGCTCCGGCGACTGGCCGGTATAGCCGATCGTCCACATACCACGGTTGAATTCGCGGGTGACGCTTTCGACATTCGGGGTCTCGGCATCTTCCATCTCGATATTGCGGAAGAACCGGTCGCCCCAGCCGAATTTATTGGCGAATTTGGCGATGATCACATGGTCCGGCAGGCTTTCGAACAGCGGATCGACGATCTTGTCGCGCCACTGCAAGGAGCGGTTGGACGCGGTGACCGAACCCCGGGTCTCGAACTGGGTACAGGCGGGCAGCAGATAGACACCATCGGTGCGATCATGCAGCACCGCAGAGACGGTGGGATACGGGTCGACAACGACCAGCATGTCCAGCTTCTCCATCGCCGTCTTCATCTCCGTCATACGGGTCTGAGAGTTCGGCGCATGGCCCCACAGGACCATGGCCCGCACGTTATTGGGCTGGTCTATGTTCGCCTTGTCTTCCAGAATGCCGTCGATCCAGCGGCTGACCGGAATACCCGTCAGGTTCTGCATCGACTTGTCCTTGCCATCGGCCCCTTTGGTGGTATCGAACTGACCGGCAAGCCATTCGCTATCCTCACCCCAGACACGGCCCCAATGCGCCCATGCGCCCGCCGACAGGCCATAGTAACCCGGCAATGTATGGCTCAGAACGCCAAGGTCGGTTGCGCCCTGCACGTTGTCGTGGCCACGGAAGATATTGGTGCCGCCGCCCGATGTGCCCATGTTGCCCAGCGCAAGCTGAAGAATGCAGTAGGCGCGGGTGTTGTTGTTGCCGGTGGTGTGCTGGGTGCCACCCATACACCAGATCACGGTGCCGGGGCGGTTGTTGGCCATTGTCCGCGCCACGCGCTTCAGCTGGCTGCCGGGGGTGCCGGTCACACGCTCGACTTCCTCGGGCGTCCACTTGGCCACTTCTTCGCGGATCTGATCCATGCCCCAGACACGGGTGCGGATGAATTCTTTATCTTCCCAGCTGTTCTCGAAGATATGCCACAGGATCCCCCAGACCAGCGCCACATCGGTGCCGGGGCGGAAACGCACATATTCATCGGCATGGGCTGCCGTGCGGGTGAAACGCGGATCGCAGACGATAAGCGGCGCGTTGTTCTGCTCCTTGGCCTTCAGAACATGCAGCAGCGAGACAGGATGCGCCTCTGCCGGGTTGCCGCCGATGATGAAGATCGCCTTGGAGTTATGGATATCGTTGTAGCTGTTGGTCATGGCGCCGTAGCCCCATGTATTCGCAACACCCGCAACCGTGGTCGAGTGACAGATCCGCGCCTGGTGGTCGACGTTATTGGTGCCCCAATAGGCGGCGAACTTGCGGAACAGATAGGCCTGTTCGTTGTTATGCTTGGCCGAGCCAAGCCAATAGACGCTGTCGGGTCCGCTCTCTTCGCGGATCTGCATCATGCCGTCGCCGATCTCGTTGATCGCCTGTTCCCAGCTGATGCGCTTCCATTCCCCGCCTTCTTTCTTCATCGGGTACTTCAGACGGCGTTCTCCATGGGCGTGTTCGCGCACGGAGGCCCCCTTGGCACAATGGGCACCGAGGTTGAACGGGCTGTCCCAACCGGGTTCCTGACCGGTCCAGACGCCATTCTGCACCTCTGCTACGACGGTACAGCCGACCGAGCAGTGGGTGCAGACGGATTTGACGGTTTCCACCGCGCCAGCCGCAGCCGTGGCGGCATTGGCCTTGGTGACGGATCCACCGGTGGCGCTGATGGCGGCAAGCCCACCAATCGCGAGGCCGGATCCGCGCAGAAACGCGCGGCGGTCAACGGAGCTTTCTGCAACCTTGGACAGGATACTGGTCCGCTGGGGGCGTCGCGCAACCCCGTTGGTCTTTTTCCTAAGCATGTGTTCCTCCCTTGCTTCCCTTACGGGTTCGCTGGGTTATCGGGGGCCTTTGGCAGTCGGGCGTCACGCAACCAGTCGCCGTGGGCGTTCAAAACATCACCGGTCGGTCAGAACCGGAGACTGTCGTAATAGGCGCGGGTGTGCGCGGTATCCTGCATCACTTCCGATGTCAGGTCAGGCTCGGCCGCCTCGGCCGTGCCGCCGGTCGTCGCCACCGCAATCGCCGCAATCGGCGTTGTGGTCGCTGCCAGCTTGAGAAAGTCGCGGCGGCTCTGGGCCTCCTCGGTCTTTCTGGTCATGTGATCCTCCTCCTCAGTTGGTTGGCTCACGTGGGTTAAGGACGGCACGCCGTCCCGGCTCAGGCGGATTGCTCCGCACTCATTCGAAATCCTTCGGCCTCGATCTCCATGAAGACCCGGCCCACGGCACCGACGGCGGCATAAAGAACCGAGTTCTTCGCCGCCTCCAGATCGGAATAGAAATGCCCGGCCCAGGGGCCTATGTGTTTGTTGAAGAACTGTTTCTGGTCACCCAGCGGTGCTGCCGTGCCGAAACGTCCGGCAATCAGCGCCCCCATCATCTCCATAAGGGAGGCGATATTATCCTCCGGCTCATAGACATTCTGGGCCCGTGTCATGCCCCGCGCGGCCATGTCCTGCCGCAGGGCTGCCAGCGGTTTCTCGTTCAGAAATCCGGTCAGATAGTAGCTGGCATAGGGCAGCAGCTCGCCACGGCCCAGACCGATGAACAGCTTGTTGAACTCCCGCTCAGCAGCGGCAGGTTTGGTCAGCCGCGCGATTTTCGCCAGCGCGTTGATCGCCGTGCCCAAGTCGGTGTCATCCCCGGATAAACCGGCCACCTGCGCCAACAGCATCTCATCCGGCGGGCCCGACAGCATCAGGCCCAGAAAATTGTAGAGATCCGCACGCAGACGGTCTTCATCCTGCGGAATGGCAGGACTGGCCGTCTGTTCGGCTGTCTCTGTCTGGGCGTGCTCGGCGGTCATATGTGTCTCCTCGCAGGGGTCTTGGTCTGGGTTTCGGGCGGATCAGGTGACGGGTGCGTTGGTGTCAGCGGCAAAGGTGAAGCGCATACGCCTCGGCGCTGACGCCACCGGATCGGGAACGGGATCAGCAACAGCGGCAAAGACGGGATCA of the Phaeobacter sp. A36a-5a genome contains:
- a CDS encoding formate dehydrogenase subunit alpha, translating into MLRKKTNGVARRPQRTSILSKVAESSVDRRAFLRGSGLAIGGLAAISATGGSVTKANAATAAAGAVETVKSVCTHCSVGCTVVAEVQNGVWTGQEPGWDSPFNLGAHCAKGASVREHAHGERRLKYPMKKEGGEWKRISWEQAINEIGDGMMQIREESGPDSVYWLGSAKHNNEQAYLFRKFAAYWGTNNVDHQARICHSTTVAGVANTWGYGAMTNSYNDIHNSKAIFIIGGNPAEAHPVSLLHVLKAKEQNNAPLIVCDPRFTRTAAHADEYVRFRPGTDVALVWGILWHIFENSWEDKEFIRTRVWGMDQIREEVAKWTPEEVERVTGTPGSQLKRVARTMANNRPGTVIWCMGGTQHTTGNNNTRAYCILQLALGNMGTSGGGTNIFRGHDNVQGATDLGVLSHTLPGYYGLSAGAWAHWGRVWGEDSEWLAGQFDTTKGADGKDKSMQNLTGIPVSRWIDGILEDKANIDQPNNVRAMVLWGHAPNSQTRMTEMKTAMEKLDMLVVVDPYPTVSAVLHDRTDGVYLLPACTQFETRGSVTASNRSLQWRDKIVDPLFESLPDHVIIAKFANKFGWGDRFFRNIEMEDAETPNVESVTREFNRGMWTIGYTGQSPERMKTHMANQHTFDRTTLRAVGGPADGDYYGMPWPCWGTAEMGHPGTPNLYDMSKPVSEGGLTFRARFGVERDGDNLLAEGVYSAGSDIQDGYPEFTYQMLKDLGWHTELTASERAFIAKAAGVDGFADYTHEVGEQSMSPFPSDYDDKVAKVNWKTDLSGGIQRVAIAHECAPFGNAKARAVVWTFPDPVPIHREPLYTNRRDLVEDYPTYEDRHAYRLPTLYASIQKNDVSKEYPIILTSGRLVEYEGGGEETRSNPWLAELQQDMFVEIHPRDANNIGIRDGSQVWVEGPEGGKVKVMAMVTERVGEGVAFMPFHFGGHYQGTDLRDKYPDGADPYVLGESCNVAQTYGYDSVTQMQETKCTLCKISAA
- a CDS encoding twin-arginine translocation pathway signal protein, whose amino-acid sequence is MTRKTEEAQSRRDFLKLAATTTPIAAIAVATTGGTAEAAEPDLTSEVMQDTAHTRAYYDSLRF
- a CDS encoding TorD/DmsD family molecular chaperone, which codes for MTAEHAQTETAEQTASPAIPQDEDRLRADLYNFLGLMLSGPPDEMLLAQVAGLSGDDTDLGTAINALAKIARLTKPAAAEREFNKLFIGLGRGELLPYASYYLTGFLNEKPLAALRQDMAARGMTRAQNVYEPEDNIASLMEMMGALIAGRFGTAAPLGDQKQFFNKHIGPWAGHFYSDLEAAKNSVLYAAVGAVGRVFMEIEAEGFRMSAEQSA